Genomic DNA from Paenibacillus donghaensis:
CCAAGGCACAGGGAACAGAGGAAGAGAAATGGGCCGTCTTCCAGCGGGTTCGTGACCAGGTGGGAGAACGCATCAAGCAATTTGCGGAAACCGGTGAATAGTTAACCCTGAGGCCGGGAGCGATCCAGGCTTCATTCAAGATGAGCAAGGGGCTGGACTAACTATAAGTGGCGGAAGCAGCAGCTGCTGCTAAGGCTGACAGGAGAGATACAATTATGGCAAATTATCACGCGCTTATCGAAGACAAGGTATATATCGGTGGTGAGAATGCGCTGCTTGAAGCGCTTCAGGAGCAGGAGATTACAGATGTGTTTGATCTGAGAGATACCGGAACACGGGCTGAAGGGTTCCCGGATGATGTGACCCGCCACCATTACCCGATTGTAGAGGACACAAGTGGTCAGGAGAACTCTGTACGAGCCGCCATTCAGGCCATTAAAGAGGCTGTGAATCAAGGGAAATCTGTGTACTTCCATTGTGCCGGGGGCCGCAACCGTACAGGTACTGTAGCTACAGGTGTGCTGCTGGAGCTGGGACTGGCCTCAACTGTGGAGGAAGCGGAAGAGCTGGCGAAACAGAAGCGTCCGGATATCAATATCAAGCAGGAGATGCGCGACGTATTGCACGGCTTTTATCCTGCGAAATAAACCCTATGCATAGCCGATCACGAGACTATTTCCTCATGGAGATAGTCTTTTTTTATTACTACTTAGGTCCCTCTGAGGATGTAGAATGCTACACTAGAGATTTCAGAGAAATTAGATGCAAAAGTGCATTTAATTTCAGCTGGAATTCCTGTTATTGGGCAAATAAGTGCGAATCTGCAACTATTTTCGAGTAAAACGATTGTTTAAGGCTCAGAATCCGAAATTAGATGCGTTTTCGCACTTATTTGCTCTAAAACAGAAAAAATCATCTAATTAGATGCAGATTCGCAACTAATTCGGTGGATTGGACTGATGTGGCGATCAGACTTTGATGCTCCTATCCTATTGGGTCCTAAGTAGTAACCTTTTTTGTTTTATTGTTGCATTATACAACAGTTGTATGATACATTATCGCTGTGGAGGGATACATGATGAAAAGAACAGGAATTCACAAGCCAACGATTGAGGATGCCGTTGAAATTAGCGGAATTGAAACTCTGCATCCGGGAGGATTCGAGCTTACGAAACGAACGGCAGAGATTGCCGGGCTTAAGCCAGGGTTGCGGGTGCTCGATGTATCGAGCGGAAGAGGGACACAGGCCATCTTTTATGCACAGAATTATGGGGTACACGTGACCGGGATAGATATTTCCCCGCAGATGATCCAATCGGCCACACAAGCTGCCGGACAAGCTGGCATGGCTGACCAAGTCTCTTTTCGGGCAGGAGACTCTCAGGCGTTGCCTTTTAACGAGGATACCTTTGATGTGGTAATCAATGAGTGTGCAGTCGGTATACCGGATGATTCCCAGCAGGTTCTTAATGAGATGGTGCGGGTTGTGAAGCCGGGTGGTGCCGTAGTCATCCACGAATCGATCTGGAAGAAGGAACTGACAACAGCCGAGAAGGAAGAGCTGGCAGAGCGGTACGGCACCACTCCGCTGGAGCTGCAGGAATGGAGTGGCATGCTGAAGACAGCAGGAGTTGTGAACATCACGGCAGAGCATGAAGAGTGGTCTAAACCGGAGAAGTTCTGGAAGGTAAGGAAAGACCGTGACGTAGCCCACCACTCCAAGTTGCTCACCTTGCCTGAACGACTGATTACGCTGAAACGGATTATGCAACTGCGTGGGATCAAAGGGGTGTTCAAGGCTATGGAGAATGAGAAGATTTTCTACCAGGCCGTTCTTGACGGGAAGATTGGCTACAGCCTGTACAAAGGGGTGAAACGTTCATGGAAACGGTAGAGCTATTGCAGAATCTGCTGAGGGTGCTGGACCGAAACATCGGTGCACTGGAGAAGACACAGCTCGCTTGCTGCGGAGTAACAATTGGACAATGCCATGCGGTGATGGAAATCGGGCTGGCGAATGAAATCTCACTGATAGATTTGGCCAAGGTCCTCAATCTGGATAAGAGCACGATGAGTAGAACCGTAAATAATCTGGTAACCGATGAGTGGGTGGAACGGATTACAGACCCGGAGAACAGACGTTATGTGAAGCTTAAGCTGTCGCTGAAGGGTGAGGCGCTTCATCAGCAGATCAATGCGGTAATGAATTCTTATTTCGGCAGCGTTATGAACGATATTCCGGAAGACAAGCGGGAGCAGGTTGCAGAGAGCCTTGGGCTGCTCATCCATGCACTGAATAAGAACAACTGCTGCTAAAGACGATTGATGGAGATAGAAGGGATGAATTCTGATGTCGAAGATTCTGGATACCGTGGTTATCGGAGGGGGCAGGCGGGTCTTGCCTCCAGATATCAATATCAAGCAGGAGATGCGCGACATATTGCACGGCTTTTATCCTGCGAAATAAACCATATGCATTGACGAATATATACAAAAGCAGCCCTAAGGGCTGCTTCATCTTATATTATGAGGTTGTTTCAACAGCACTGTCCTCGGCTTCGTTAATAAACACCTCAACCCTGCGGACGCGTTGCTTGCTCATCTCGCGGATGGTGAAGGTAGCCTGGTCACGGACGAAGCTTTTGCCTACAGCAGGATCGGCGACTTGGCTGAACAGCCATCCCCCAATGGAGGTTACCTCTTCATCCTCTAAGATCAGGCCCGTGGTCTGGCTGATGTCAGCCAGCGAAACATTGCCATCGAACAGATAGTGCAGATTGCTCAGCTGCTCTATTTTTCTACGTTCATCCCCATCGAATTCGTCACGGATGTCCCCGACGATCTCTTCCAGAATATCTTCTATGGTTACAAGTCCAGATGTACCGCCGTACTCATCAAGCAAGAGGGCAATATGCACACGCTCCAGTTGCATGCGGGTCAGCAGCGTCTTCACGGGTGTGACCTCGGATACGGTCAGAACAGGCTGGATCAAGCTTTTATAATCAAAGTCGGAATTATTATCATACTGCAAGTACAACTGCTTGGTATTAATCATCCCCACGATATTATCCTTGTTGCCGTCAGCTACAGGGAAGCGGGTATATTGCTCTTTACGAATAATGGCTAGATTCTCTTGTAAGGATAAATTATTGTAGAGACAGACCATATCGGTTCTGGGTACCATAATTTCTTTGGCAAGCATCTCATCAAAAGCAAAAATACGGTTGACGTAGCCATATTCGGCGGTATTGATCTTGCCGTTCTCATAGCTCTCGGACAGGATCAGACGAATCTCGTCTTCACTATGGGCATCGCCATGCTCACTGGCAGGCTTCATGCCGAACATCCGAACGAGCATGTTGGCGGATCCGTTCATGGCCCAGATCAACGGGTACAGAATTTTGTAGAACCATATAATCAGTGGAGCAGTAATTTGACTGACTTTTTCCGGAATGTTTATAGCTGCAGTCTTAGGAGCAAGCTCGCCGACTACTACATGCAGAAAGGTTGCAATAAAGAATGCGAGTGCAAACGCCAAAGGATGGCTGATACTCGGACTAAGCTTAGTCCATTCGAATATCGGCAGCAGCAGCTGCTCAAAGGCCGGCTCTGCCAGTGCCCCGATCCCGAGTGCGGTAATGGTTATCCCGAGCTGGCAAGCGGACAGATAGCCGTCCAGATTCGCTGCAACCCGTTGTACTGCCAAGGCGTTCTTCTTGCCCTCAATAACCATCTGGCTCACTTGGCTGCCACGTATTCTTACCACTGCAAATTCCGTTGCTACAAAAAAAGCGGTTAAAACAATCAAAATTGCCACCAACGTTAAACTAAGTCCTATACCCATTTAATTTTTACCATCCCTTTCGGTTCTTAAAATGTAGAAACTCTCATTTTGAGTTCCTAAGAACTAATTATATGAACTTATCGATTAAATATCAAATGGGAGGTGCTGGACCAGCCCTGCCCGCGTATTGCAGAGCCGGGGAATCGAGTCCGGGCAGAGCTAGAGATTATGGGGGGATGAACGCTCCGCCGGATGATAAGAACAGTATCCCGCTACTCCTCACTGTTGCCCAGCAGCAGCATTTCATCGTAATTAATCGGCTGCAGCAGCTCATAAACCAGTTTCTCCGAAATCTGCTCGGATTCCCCGAGCTCCTGGATCAGATCGCGTTTGAATTGGATGCTCTGCAGCTGCAAGTTCTTCAGTTGTTGCTCATAGATATCTCTGTCGGCCGTAACAGCATCATCCTGCTGATTCTTCTGGCTGTAGTACTTCAGCAGCACCAGGACTTCAGGACGGTTGGCGTCTGTAGCCGCAAGCCGGAGGGCTTCCGCTGCGGCTGCTTGCAGCACGCCTTCGACCTGGTGCAGCTCATTAATCAAGTCTGCGGCTTTCTGTGAACGTTTGTACATCTCGGACCCGGGAGCTGCTTGTTCAAACACCTTGAGCCTCTGCTTGAAGCGGTTTAATTTGAATCTGTTCCACAATCTGCGAAACGTAGAACGGACGCTGTACAGCTCCTGCGGCTGGTGGAAGATAGGGAACAGAATCTCAAGCTGCGGAGAGAGCAGTCCCTCGTGGATCATCTGCTGGAGTTTCTTTTTCTCCGCATCACGGGCAATGTTCTGCAGATGTTTCAGCGTAGTGCTGGAATAGCGCAGAATCCGGCCGGTCTTGATGTACCGCAGCTGTTCCTCCAGATCGGCAAGCACTTTGACCAGAGCAGGCGTCGGGCCGGATGCGGAGGTTCTCAGGAACTGGCTCGTGCGGTTGATAATCAAGGTGTTTGCAGCCTCCGAGGATAACGTCGTCTCTACTACGGTGCGCTCCTCTGGATTCCTGCTGATTAGCGGAAGAATGACCGTCGCAAAGATCAGGCTTAACAGAATAACGCCGGAGGCAATGAACAGAATGGTATCTCTCAGCGGGAAGGGGCTGCCATTCGGTAGTTGATAGGGAATGGACAAGGCTGTTGCCAGGGTAATGGTTCCGTGAATCCCGCAGGTGGCGGCCAAAAAAGCATAACGGCTCCGCGAGGTCTGTTTCACGTCCAAGCGGTTATTTACGCTGTTATGGCCTATGTCCTCTCCTGCTTCATGCGTTACAAAGTTTCTGTGCAGCAGATAAACCCACACATAACGGATGATGAACAGGCAGGCCGTAATCACCAGGGTTAATCCAAGCGCCATGCCAAGCGTAACTTCCTTGCTGGCAAGCAGCCCCTGAAGCACATCGGGGAGCAGAAAACCAAGCAGCACGAAGACCAGACCGTTCAGGATATAGCTGAGGACGGACCAGGTGGTCATGGAGGTGAGCTGGATTTTGGTGGAAGTCTGCTTCAGCCGGTCACGTTCAATCCCGTGGATAATCCCGGCAGCGACTACAGCGAGGATACCGGATACGTGCAGCTCTTCAGCCAGGATATAAATAACGAATGGCGTAATTAACTGGATAGCAACCAGGGAGTTTACTTCTTCGAAGCCCAGCTGTCTTAACGTCAGCCGCAGCCTTACGAAGCCGAAACCAAGCAGCAGCCCCGCCACGAACCCGCCAACGGATACAAACACGAAGTTAAGCGCAGCCGACTCCACGGAAAAGACACTGGTTAGCACTACAGCCAGCGCGACCTTAAACGAAACGATCCCTGCCGCATCATTAAGCAGCGACTCGCCTTCCAGAATGGCCATCAGACCTTTGGGCAATTTGAGTCCTCTCGTAATCGACTTCACAGCAACAGCATCTGTAGGCGACAGCACCGCCGCTAAAGCAAAAGCAGCCGCCAGCGGCAGCGAAGGAAGCAGCAGGTGGATGAAATAACCCAGTCCGATCACCGTTATAATGACCAGTCCGATAGCCAGCAGAATGATCGGCTTGCGGTAGGACCATAACTCCTTGCGCGAGGTCACGCGGGCATCTCCGAACAGGAGCGGGGCGATCAGGCAGATCATAAAGACCTCCGGCTCAAATTCGAGCGAGATATGTAAAGGCAGCCAGGAGGCCAACGCTCCCAATATGATTTGAAAGAGTGCCAGTGGAATTCTGGTAAACTTTTTGCTTAGCACGGTAGAAATTACAATAACGAATACCAACATCAGAAAGGAAATAATAAACTCCATAGAATACCTGCTCTCTTTATATAGTAGAAAAATCTGCTCCAGGCAAAACTTGTGATCGCATAATTATATCCCAAAAAGGGTGGAGAACATACCCTGGCTTGGCGAGGCAAGCCGTTCTACTTCAAGGGCTTCGGCAAACATGAGGACAGTGATATTAGGGGCAAGGAGCTGGATCATGCGGTCAATGTGAAGGACTTCAACCTGCTGAAATGGGTGAACGCGAATTCCTTCCGCACCTCCCATTACCCATATGCCGAGAGAGTTGCTGGAGTTGGCCGACCGGGAGGGGATTGTCGTCATTGGCGAGGTGCCTGCGGTGGGATCCACCTTCTTCAACTATAAGGACAAGGTATATACGCCGGAGCAGGCCAACGACGAGACGCTTGCCCATCATCTGGATGTGTTGACCGAGGAGTACCAGAGTGAGCTGCGGACACGTTATCATCGGGTGTTCGTAGGTGGGGATAGATGGGTGAATATCCGGCAGGCAAATAGAAGATTTCGATAACCGGCAAGGCTCCGCAAGAGGAAGGCTGCCGATTTGTGTGTGTGCAGTCCGAAATAACCTAATCGGTCAGAGTAAGCTGGAACGAGCGCAAGCGGATGATTGCGTCATGCCTAACGGGAAATTCCTGCAATAGTACATCTTTTTGAGCCGACGGGGGAAGCGTGTGCCAAAAGCCTGGAAATGTGCATCTTTTTAGAGTAAAATCCGGCTTGAATCAGTAATAGTGAGTAAATACCTGCACTTTTGCATCAATTTGCTCATAGATGCTCGAAATCGCTATAATACCTGCACTTTTGCAGGTTTTCGTCAGCGGCGCCCTGAGAAACGTCAACTCCACCCACAGAAAGCCAGCTGCACCCGTAGAAACGTCAGCGGCACCCGCAGAAAGTGAGCGGCACCCGTGCAAACGTACGGCGCCCTGAGAAACGTCAGCTCCACCCACAGAAAGCCAGCTGTACCCGCAGAAACGTCAGCGGCACCCGCAGAAAGTGAGCAGTGCCCCCGCTAAGCCAGCAATGCCTGTTAACAGTCAGCCGCCGCGCAAACCTCAGCTGCGCGGAAGCTTGCTGCCGTATTGTGCCCGCAACTGCTGCAGCTTGTCCAGCTTACGCAGGCTGGCATCCTTGCGGGCAACTCCGATGCCCAGAATCAGATTCTCAATAATATAGGTAGGACCCACCATCGAATGAAACTCCCATACCTCCCCCCTCCCGGCATACAGCACAATATCGGCATCCTGAGAACGCGGGAATACCAGTCTGTCGGTAATCAGGATCACCTGATAGCCGGCCTCCTGAGCCTGGTCCAGAATCACCTCCGTTTCCGGCAGCAGCTGAACGAATCCGAAGATCAGCACCACATCCTTTTTGCCGGCATGCATCAGAGTCTCCAGCAGCTCATGCCCGCTCGCAGCCATCCGCTTCAGATCCAGACCGAACCGGGCCAGCCGGTAGCTCAGCAATTCTGCCAGTCCGCTGCAGGGTCCGGGACTATGCACGTAGATATACCTGGCCGCAATCAGGGTATCAACGGAACGCTGCAGCAGCTCATCGGTAAGATACCGCTGCGTTTCCTCCAGATGATGCGAGCAGATATCAAGCAGCGTCAACGGCAGAGAGGTTCCGCCGGTCCGCTGCATGGCATCGCGCATTTTAACGGAAGGGGTGGATTCGAAGCGGAAGCGCAGCTGGCTTTTGAAATCCTTGGCATGCTTGTAACCAGCGGCCTTCCAGAAGCGGGAGACCGAGGCGATGCTCAGCTTCAGTTCGTCTGCGATTTCCTGCTCGGTCATGTAGAGGACGCGCTGCTCATTTTTGGGGATGAAATCGGCAATGATCCGTTGGTTGGGGGAGAAGGCGCGCTGCCGCCATTCTTTATACATCTGCTGTTTCCTCCTCTGTTAATGAAGCAAGTAAGCCAACTATAGCCCGCGAACATCTTGTAAATATTATTACAGCGTTAAAAATAATGAAAAAATCATTACACCCACTTAACAGACGGTCAAATCTGTGCTGACATCGCCTCTCTATAATGAAGATAAATTCCTGTAGGGAGGTTATTAGTTCATGAAACCAGTAATGCAGCGGTACACACTGACCCAGTCGCAAAAAATGATGATTTTTGTGTTGTCGATGTCATTGTACGGTTTGTCCAACATGTTTACGGAGCTGATCCCGAGCGTTCAGCTGGGACCGCTGGAGCTGTCCGTTGAATACTTTGCATTTATTCCGTTAACCTTGTGCATGCTGTTCCATCCGCTATATGCGGCTGTGGGTGCGGCGGTCGGTGAGATTATCTTCGGGGAGCTGATGCTGGGGCAATTCGGCGGACTGGGCGAGCTGGAGAAATTTATCACCTTCTCGCTGGCGATGTATACAGCAGGACGGATGGTGACAGACCCAAAGAACCGCAGGCAGGTAGGCGTGGCGGCGATGACGGGCGTGATCATTCACCAGTTCCTGAGCTCGGTTGTCGATATTGTCAAGGTGTGGGTAGGGGTAGAGGAGCTGGAGGCGGTACAGGGGCTGGCTGAGAGTATCGTGCTGATTGAAGGCGTAGGATTCCTCAACGATGTGCTGTTCTCCGGGATATTGTTCGCGCTGCTGCCGACGCTGTATCTGGTGCCAAGATTATATGGCAAAATCGAACCGCTGCTAGGCATGAAGCCGCGTGAACGGAATATGAGCTATGCGAGCGGGGCCTGGCTGTCGCCAAGGCTGGTAATCAGCGGTGTGATTCTGGCCGGAGTCGCTCTAGGAGCGGAGCTATTGTCAGAATCCGGCTGGAGCATCGGCGAGTTCGAGCTGCCTTGGGCAGAGTCGAACGAAGAGAACCTGATCTGGCTTAGCATGCTGGCAGCAGCCGTTGTCGCAGCACTGGTGATTATTGCCTTGCTGCGGCGCGCATCGCGCAGGCGGCAGGAAGCGGGAGCCGCCGATGCCTAACCCGATTCTGGAGCTGAAGGAAGTAACGTTTACGTATCCGGGGTCTGAGCAGCCTGTGTTAAGCGGGGCTTCTCTAAGGATTGCTGCTGGCACGTTCACGGCGGTAATCGGCAGCAACGGCTCAGGCAAGTCTACGCTATGCAAATGCTTCAACGGATTAATTCCGCATTACTACAGCGGGGATTTCAGCGGAGAAGTGATCGCTCATGGACGCCGAGCGGCAGGCCGGAGCGTCTCGGAGCTGTCCAGAGCGATGGGGTATGTCTATCAGGATTTCGAGAACCAGCTGGTGCGGCCGACGGTGATGGACGATGTCTCGTATACGCCTCTGAATTACGGTTATCCCGATTACAAGGAGCGTGGGGAACGGGCGCTTGCCCTGACCGGACTAAGCAGCCTCCGCAAGGAATTCATCTGGCAGCTGAGCGGCGGGCAAAAGCATCTGCTCGCCCTCGCCGGTGCACTTGCTATGGACCCGGACATTCTAGTAATCGACGAGCCGGTCGCCCAGCTCGATCCGCAGCATGCCCGGCAGATCTACGAGATTCTGCGCCGCTTGAATGAAGATCATGGCAAGACGATTATTGTGATTGAGCATCACGCAGAATTTATAGCCGATTACTGCAGCGATGTCGTGCTGATGGATCAGGGTCGCGTCCGCTGGCAGAAGCCGGTCCGTGAGGCGATGTCCGCAGTCGACGAACTGTTGGAGCTGGGCATCTATCCGCCTGCCGTGACGCAGGCGGCCTGGCGGCTTCAGCCGGGGCCGCGCTCCGGCCTGCTGTATCCACTGAATCCGGACGAAGGGCTGGACTGGTTCAGCAGCCGGGCGTTTGCAGCTAAGCCAGGTGCTAAGTCTGGTGCTCAGCCAGCTGTTAAGCTTGCGGCTCAGTCTGCTGGTCAGCCAGCTGCACGGCCAGCAGTCCAGGCCGCTGCACAGTCAGCAGCCCAGCCAGCTGCACAGTCTGCCGCACAGTCTGCCGCTCAGTCTGCTGCTCTGCCAGCTGCTCGAACTATTGCACATACTGTTCCAACGGACGCGGCTGCCGGCATGACAATCCCCGACTCCGGTTCTGCAGCTGCTGCGCTTCAGCCATCGCATTATTTAATGAAAGAAGAGGTTGTGCGGATGGAGGAGGTTAAGCTGTCCTACCGTACGATTCATAGAACACAGCATCAGGTGCTGAACGGGATCGGGCTTACGCTGCGGCATGGGGAATCCGTGGCGCTGATCGGCAATAACGGTGCAGGCAAATCATCGCTCATGAAGCTGATTGCGGGTATTGTGCAGCCCACAGCCGGCAGGATTGCGCTCAAAGGGCTGAATGTGGGCGGCCTGCCGCCAGAGCGGCTCTCCGGGACAGCGGCCTATGTCTTTCAGAACCCGGAGGAGATGTTCATCGCAGACTCCGTACGCGGAGAAATCGCCTACTATCTGAAAGCACGGCGGCTTCCTGATGCAGAGGAGCGGACCCAAGCTATGCTGGCGGCGTTCCGGCTCGGCGAGCTGGCGGAGCGGGATGCCCGGCTGCTGAGCGGAGGCCAGCAGCGCCGGGTGTCGCTGGCCATTGGTGCAGCCGTACGGCCTGCGGTCATGCTGCTGGATGAGCCGACGGCGAACCTCGACATCTCCACCAAGCAGGAGATGGTCCAGGTGCTGGACACGCTGCGCAGCCATGTAGAGACGGTGGTGATTGCCACGCATGATATGCAGCTGGTTGCCGAATGGGCCAGCCGGATCATCGTGATGCATGAAGGCCGGATTATCGCAGACGGCAGTGCAGAGGAAATCTTCGCGGACAGCCAGCTGCTGCGGCGGGCAGGGCTGGCCCAGACCCAATTGATGGAGCTGGGCGTTAAGCTGGGCTTTCCGCAACTCTGTTCCACGCTGGATGAATTTATACAACACGTTTCACTGCAGACAGAGGAGTTGATTCCAAGTGGAAGCTGTTAAGCGGGCGCTGAACCGGATTTCTGTCGAACAGATCAAGCTGGAGCTGCTGGGCACCGCTTATAACAGCAGCAGCACTTTTCTGGGCAGACTGGACCCCCGGACTTTACTTTTGTGGTATTTATTTTTTGCCATCGTACCTTGGTTTGTCCACAACCGTACACTGCTTGCCGGGATGTTTGTCCTGATGGTGGTAACCACAGTACTCTCACGGGTAAGCCCGTATATCCTGTTTATTCTCTGTTTGGGTCTAGTCAGCCAGGTAGGCTGGATGCTGCTGTTGTCGCTGTTCTTCGGGGGCGGCGCGGAATCGCTGCTGCCGATGCTGACTCTGACGCTGAAGCTGTCCGTCATCTCGCTGGCGAGCATTACGGTGTTCTCCAGTCTGGACCCGGAGCGGCTGAGCGATGGACTGTCCTCGCTGGGGGTGCCGGACGCTTTTGCCTTCAGTTTGTCCTATGGCTATCGCATTCTGCCTACACTGCTGGAGGAATTCCACCAGATTCTGCTGTCGTTCCGGCTGAGGGGGCAGCGGCCGCTGCGGCACGGGCTGCTCTACTGGAGAACAGTAAGCTATTACCTGCGGATTATTGTGCTAGTCTTCTATCCTCTGATGCTGAACACGGCCAAACGCTCGCGCACCACCGTAGAAGCGCTGGAGACCCGTGGCTTCAGTTACGGCCTGAACAATCCTAAGGTGAAGAAGCTTAAGCTATCCTATCTGGCCTTCAAACCGGTGGATTGGTATTTCCTGTCAGGCTCCGTGCTATATATAGCCCTGCTGTTCTGGATCAGTAATCTGTATCCCAATCTGCTCTACTAACCGGCGAAGTCCAAAAGGAGACGAAACTACTCATGTATATTGATCTGCACACCCACGGCAAGCTGTCCAAAAAATCCGCCTTCTCCCCCGCTTATTTCGCGGAAATGATGTCTGAAGCCTCTGCAAACGGACTGGACGCTTTAGCGTTGACCGAGCATTTTAACACCGCCAATTTCTACGCTTTATATGAAGCACTGGATCAGCTCTATCCCTTCAACGGGCATAGCTATGAGGCAGACGGTCTGCGGATCTTCCCGGGCATGGAGGTTGATATTGCCGAGAACGGCCATATTCTGCTGATTGGTCTGCGGGAGAATATTCTTGCCGCCAGAGCGTTATTGAATGAGCATACGGCTGAAGGCCACTTTATTCCGTTCAGAGAGCTGCTGGATATTGCAGACGCCCATGATCTGTGGAAAATAGGAGCGCACCCCTTCCGCGCCTCCACGCCGCTGCACCATCTGGACCCGGAGCTGCTGCAGCGCCTGGATGCCTTCGACTTTAATGCTAAGGATATTTATATGCAGGGAGTAGAGGCTTACCGGGAGCTGATTATGCCGTTTGCCCGCAAGCTGGGCGTTCCCGTGATTGCCGGCAGTGACAGCCATCAATGTCTGCAATACGGCAGCGTGGTTAACCGGCTGGAGGATTCCTGTTCGACGGTGGCAGAGCTGAAAGCCGCGATTGCGGGCGGCCGTTATGAGATTGAAATCTCACCGGCTCTGCCAGTGAAAGTCAAGGCCTCAGTAATGATGAAAAAGCTGCTGAAGCAGCTGCTCGGCGAAGCGCCCTCACGGGAGGAAGCGCAGACAGTAGTCTAATCCTTGCAACATAAATGACCCCGCATCGCCGTTTATCCGGCAATACGGGGTTTATTTCTGTTGTTTATGGCAAACTACACTGGATTATCTGCTGAATGGCTCATCGGCTGTGCTGAGTCTGCCGGAGGGCAGCAGTGTACTGTACGCTGAACTGATCTGGTCGGGCAGCTATGATACGGGCGGCACGAGTGTGCTCGCCAACATTAGCGATCCGATCCTGCTCACAACGCCTACCGGCACCTTCACGGTAGCCCCTGATCCTGCAACAGCGGTCAATACGGCGC
This window encodes:
- a CDS encoding Na+/H+ antiporter; the encoded protein is MEFIISFLMLVFVIVISTVLSKKFTRIPLALFQIILGALASWLPLHISLEFEPEVFMICLIAPLLFGDARVTSRKELWSYRKPIILLAIGLVIITVIGLGYFIHLLLPSLPLAAAFALAAVLSPTDAVAVKSITRGLKLPKGLMAILEGESLLNDAAGIVSFKVALAVVLTSVFSVESAALNFVFVSVGGFVAGLLLGFGFVRLRLTLRQLGFEEVNSLVAIQLITPFVIYILAEELHVSGILAVVAAGIIHGIERDRLKQTSTKIQLTSMTTWSVLSYILNGLVFVLLGFLLPDVLQGLLASKEVTLGMALGLTLVITACLFIIRYVWVYLLHRNFVTHEAGEDIGHNSVNNRLDVKQTSRSRYAFLAATCGIHGTITLATALSIPYQLPNGSPFPLRDTILFIASGVILLSLIFATVILPLISRNPEERTVVETTLSSEAANTLIINRTSQFLRTSASGPTPALVKVLADLEEQLRYIKTGRILRYSSTTLKHLQNIARDAEKKKLQQMIHEGLLSPQLEILFPIFHQPQELYSVRSTFRRLWNRFKLNRFKQRLKVFEQAAPGSEMYKRSQKAADLINELHQVEGVLQAAAAEALRLAATDANRPEVLVLLKYYSQKNQQDDAVTADRDIYEQQLKNLQLQSIQFKRDLIQELGESEQISEKLVYELLQPINYDEMLLLGNSEE
- a CDS encoding MarR family winged helix-turn-helix transcriptional regulator, whose protein sequence is METVELLQNLLRVLDRNIGALEKTQLACCGVTIGQCHAVMEIGLANEISLIDLAKVLNLDKSTMSRTVNNLVTDEWVERITDPENRRYVKLKLSLKGEALHQQINAVMNSYFGSVMNDIPEDKREQVAESLGLLIHALNKNNCC
- a CDS encoding protein-tyrosine phosphatase family protein, which gives rise to MANYHALIEDKVYIGGENALLEALQEQEITDVFDLRDTGTRAEGFPDDVTRHHYPIVEDTSGQENSVRAAIQAIKEAVNQGKSVYFHCAGGRNRTGTVATGVLLELGLASTVEEAEELAKQKRPDINIKQEMRDVLHGFYPAK
- a CDS encoding cell division protein FtsQ codes for the protein MKPVMQRYTLTQSQKMMIFVLSMSLYGLSNMFTELIPSVQLGPLELSVEYFAFIPLTLCMLFHPLYAAVGAAVGEIIFGELMLGQFGGLGELEKFITFSLAMYTAGRMVTDPKNRRQVGVAAMTGVIIHQFLSSVVDIVKVWVGVEELEAVQGLAESIVLIEGVGFLNDVLFSGILFALLPTLYLVPRLYGKIEPLLGMKPRERNMSYASGAWLSPRLVISGVILAGVALGAELLSESGWSIGEFELPWAESNEENLIWLSMLAAAVVAALVIIALLRRASRRRQEAGAADA
- a CDS encoding hemolysin family protein; translated protein: MGIGLSLTLVAILIVLTAFFVATEFAVVRIRGSQVSQMVIEGKKNALAVQRVAANLDGYLSACQLGITITALGIGALAEPAFEQLLLPIFEWTKLSPSISHPLAFALAFFIATFLHVVVGELAPKTAAINIPEKVSQITAPLIIWFYKILYPLIWAMNGSANMLVRMFGMKPASEHGDAHSEDEIRLILSESYENGKINTAEYGYVNRIFAFDEMLAKEIMVPRTDMVCLYNNLSLQENLAIIRKEQYTRFPVADGNKDNIVGMINTKQLYLQYDNNSDFDYKSLIQPVLTVSEVTPVKTLLTRMQLERVHIALLLDEYGGTSGLVTIEDILEEIVGDIRDEFDGDERRKIEQLSNLHYLFDGNVSLADISQTTGLILEDEEVTSIGGWLFSQVADPAVGKSFVRDQATFTIREMSKQRVRRVEVFINEAEDSAVETTS
- a CDS encoding MurR/RpiR family transcriptional regulator encodes the protein MYKEWRQRAFSPNQRIIADFIPKNEQRVLYMTEQEIADELKLSIASVSRFWKAAGYKHAKDFKSQLRFRFESTPSVKMRDAMQRTGGTSLPLTLLDICSHHLEETQRYLTDELLQRSVDTLIAARYIYVHSPGPCSGLAELLSYRLARFGLDLKRMAASGHELLETLMHAGKKDVVLIFGFVQLLPETEVILDQAQEAGYQVILITDRLVFPRSQDADIVLYAGRGEVWEFHSMVGPTYIIENLILGIGVARKDASLRKLDKLQQLRAQYGSKLPRS
- a CDS encoding class I SAM-dependent methyltransferase codes for the protein MMKRTGIHKPTIEDAVEISGIETLHPGGFELTKRTAEIAGLKPGLRVLDVSSGRGTQAIFYAQNYGVHVTGIDISPQMIQSATQAAGQAGMADQVSFRAGDSQALPFNEDTFDVVINECAVGIPDDSQQVLNEMVRVVKPGGAVVIHESIWKKELTTAEKEELAERYGTTPLELQEWSGMLKTAGVVNITAEHEEWSKPEKFWKVRKDRDVAHHSKLLTLPERLITLKRIMQLRGIKGVFKAMENEKIFYQAVLDGKIGYSLYKGVKRSWKR